TGGGCTTTACTTCGTCAGCCTCTCGAACCAGTATCGACATCGTCTTAGTGGTAATTTCCCCTCCATTGCAATTGTTACTGTGTGGTAGTGACCATCACATGACGAAGGACGATGCCAGTAGCTGAACAACTGTATAGTCCAATCTTGCACAAAAAATTATGCTATTTGTGGCTATGCGCGGGAGATTAGACGTAATGTATTAAGAaagcaaaataattttttttgtagtttaaGTATAACGCTCGCAAATACTTTAGCAGCTCACTTAAATgcttatttaaagaaaaaagaacatgttTTTTTTCGTAACAAAAATATCTGTGGGTGGTGCATATACATGACGACGCACAAGCGTTTCGTGATATAAGTGATCGTTTGTTTCCAAGGCTAACCCCCGTATTcccaaacgctcctcgactcgaccttCACCTTTTACTTGACAGAGTTGACctctgcgccactgctcggctgaaaatgacgctgtacTACTCAAGAATATCAGCAAATTATCactaatatgcagtgacttgccccgcctaaagatggcgctccgatcggctttctcaagtgaaggtggagcgttgagtgaaggggcgttctagaatacgggggtcagtctGTGGTCGTGTCTCAAGCCTCTTGCTTTCCTTATCTTATCACTCAAAGAACATGCTTCAGTTTCACTAGCGAACCTGCTTAGAGAACATGCTTTTCCCTCATGAGTGAGTTTTTGAAGGTCAAGAACACACGGCAATGCATCGTTGTACGAAGCGTCAACCTCGTAACCGGCCGCGTCTGCCATTCGTTCTGCTGCAGCTAAGTCTCAGCGCAGACAACGTGACTGATGTCCTTGCCGCTGCGGACATGCTGCTCATGGACGAGGCGCGCAACCAGTGCCTGCACTACTTGCTGCGCCACATGACCATCGAGAACTGCCTGGGCATGGCCACTTTGGCACAATGGTACCACTGCCCAGACTTCACTCGAGCGGTGTTCAACTACGTGCGCGAGCACTTTGACCAGGCGAGTGCTTCACATTTCACAGCAACCGTGGCTATCAAGTAGGGCACTCGCCTGCTAGAGCTTTGCTGCTGAAACGTTCGCTATTTTGCTCTATAGAACTGCACATACAGGCAGCTTAAATTTAGCAGATAGCACTTCGCAGACAGGTGTGAAATGCTACCTCTTCTCTAATATTATGCCTGTGTCATACTTAGCTAGACGTTTCATTACGTCACCGCTACGTACCAAGGAGGTATTAAACCATCTTAGTACGTACCGCCAAAGTACTGAAACGTTTGGAGCATTACTCACCGGGTTTGAAAGATGAATTCACACGTAAAGTTTGATCTTGTTAGAGCGCTGCACCGTCCTATCAGAACCGATCGGTCAGTACAATGTTAGCAGGTGGCCGTTCCACTGAAGTGCACTGCTACTGTTAAAGATGTAAAACTACGGCCGCTGGATGTTTTTTTGTCCAGCGGCCGTGGTAGAACAAAGTACGTGTGGTAAGCTTCGAAGCAGATACTTCTTTGCGGCATCTCGTTGGCGAAGCCCACACTTAGCGTTTGTAGATGATGTCATGGACACAGTAGCCAATTAAACTTGCGGCTTGACGCCCTCCGTTTAACGCAGGTGTGGCGCACGAGTGACGAGTTCCCGGATGTCCCAGAGGAGCTGCTCGTCGAGCTGCTTACCTCGAACGAGCTGAACGTTCGGGACGAGACAGACCTGCTACATGCTATCGCACGTTGGTCCTCGGCCAGAAACGACACTGCCGATGAGGCATGTGCTGATCTGTCGAGGCTTCTTCAGTCCGTACGGGTCGGTCTCTGCAGAGCAGCGTAAGTTGTTGCGACCGAGACGGTCCACAGTGTGATATGCACGAATCCTTAACGCCCAGAAAAATACGAGATTCATGTCCATGCAAGGTTTGTATTTATGGTGTGTCGCAAGTACACATACTACGTTGATTGCAATGGGATTACAAACCTGGTATAGTACGCTGCCTCAACGTTCGCCTGCGTGGGCACCATAGCTCTTTGAAGGGAGCGCCGCGTTTCCCTTTTACTTTGCCGCCTGTGGTTGCATCCAGTAGTTTCACTGCCCGACCACCACTGAACACAATGATTTTCGTGTGAGAGAGGTAGCAGGAGCTTTCACTATCGGCAAAAATGCCGACGCGTGTGTTAGCGTAGCCTCTATTAGGTAGCTCGATTGCGAGTTGACTTACCTAGATAGGACGTAAGGTTTCAAGCCTGTAGTCTTTGTGTCATGCCAATAGATTGCACGCGTGCTCTGTTCAATTTTCccttcatttttttgtatttcatttgAATGGAGCGCTCAGTTGTAAGTAATTAGCGCTCGTGTGGTGAAGTCTTCATCTTTTATGCCACTTCAATATGAACCTAAACCAGCTAGTCCAACTCTCCCCTGTGTTTAGCCTCAATGGACAGCCTCATGTGTGAGTCGGTGCCAATGCCATGTTTCTACGTTCACGTGTGCCACTCATGCCTTCCGGCGTTACTTTAACGAAGCTAACTGTGTTCTTGCGATTTCACTGCCACGCTTTCATTGACCATGTATGCATCTCCATTCTCAGGGCCCTGGAAGACTTCGGCCGCTCGCATCCAACGCTTGCGTGCAGCCGCGCGTACAAAGAGGCTGTGTTAAAAGCACAGCAGCGGGGCCCCTGCCTGTGCGCGCCCAACCCGCGGCTGCTGGTGCAGTTAGCTACTCGCCGTTCGTCGCACGTGCAAGCGACGGCCCCTTCTGTCGAAGGCCACGGTGACGGCAACAACGCCAACGTCGCGGCCACCGCTGCTCCAAGAAGACGTGAGTGGAAATCCGGAATTTATCGCTGACGTTTGTTGTACAGGCTTTCAATACAGCTCACTGCACAATGCCACGAAGCATGCTCCCATCCCATAGCAGAATGTCGCTAAACATCTGTGTCTCGGAGGCTTTCGTTTTATCGATACCGGTTCGGTCCCTACAAAACATCAACCAAAACGGCCGAGGGCAGCATAGGAGAGCGAAAAAAGTGGATTGTGCCAACGAAcacggccacaaaaaaaaaaaaaaaaaggctgcaggGCGTGCGcttcctccctcttttttttggcAGTTGGTCTTTCAAGATTAttttcaaccaactagcccaatctggGGCCCTACTTCTGTTTGTGTACCGTGAAGAGAGCGCAGAGCTTCAGAGTGTGGGCAGCTATAATTTATGACCATACATACGAATGATGCAAGGTCCGAATATGCGTAGACCTCTTACGCTCGAATGGTCCTACAAATGGCCCTGCTAGAGTTTTCGAATTAGTCATGTAAAGCATTCACTAAAAGAGCATATTGCCTCATGACTTCACCGACACCGTTTTTTCTTGATTCGTTCGATAAGAGCGGAGTCGAAGCACGCTGCCATTGCTTTGTCTCTTCTCGACCCAACGAAAcctctggaagctaagcagggtggCATGACACGAGAACCAACTAGCCTTAAAGTACGCAGCGATTACTTTGTTTGTTCTGACCCCAACGAGAGctctggaagctgagcagggtgGCACGGCACGAGAACCATCTAGCCTTAAAGTACGCAGCAATTGCTTTGTTTGTTCTGGCCCCAATGAAATctctggaagctgagcagggtaGCATATGGCACGAGAATCAACTATAGCCTTAAAGCACGCTGCAAGTGCTTTGTTAACGCGATAGAGTTAGAGAGCTTGTGTCGTAGGAATACCGCCGTCGGCgttggcaccgttggttgtgcGCGGAAAACCggaaaagaagcaaataaaataaataataaaatatttgGTCCTATTGACGATCGAACCCGGGCCGTCCGCACGGTAAGTAGGTGTCCTGCCACAAAGCAACAATGTTTTTTTGTTCTGTAATTCACAAAGCAACAATGTTACTTGCCGATGCTTCgggaaaaaaaacactacataaatgccgtgtaatagaaggagtctccttaacgcattttgtgcgacaggtgtcatgacgaaaCCGAGCCCATTCGACGATTTGTAGGTGCGTTCGGGAGGGCATCAAACTaagtcgaaaaaggccgggatagtgcagccatcactgCTAAAAATACACAGgaactttcgaacagctctaAGAATAGACAAGTATGTCCATCTAGCGGGAACATATCAAGCCTTTCcggaggcgttgatcaagcaaacagcaaacgctagacaATGAGCTGCCacctgtgaggcattgtgaggctctttatggccttcgagatggcgagcgcgcggcatGTATCTTGGAGGTCATGTGACTCTTGCTTTTGATCAAAAATCCGTATTTACCATTTGCGCGCGCGTGCTTGTACGAtctgtgcgcgtgcgtgtgtgtctgcgtgtgcgTACTTACTTAGCGAACTTAGCGTACGCACTTAGCGGTCGAAGGGCGCACTAGGGtctggatttcgctatcgcattcaacttttaaaggcgaacgcaagggtcccccaattttttttttttttgttctggccCCAACGAAAGCTATGGAAGCTAGGGTGGAATGGCAcaagaaccaactagcccaacaactgCCTattctgaaaaaagaaagaaaaagtatacCACGTgcgtctcgtgaccttgagcactttgcgcattttttttttcgaacgcgaGGCTTTTCAGTCTGCacacgacgacacggtggtgtcTCCCGCGGCGGCCACCTAACAGCAGATTGCAGCATGCTGAAATCAGCCAATGACGTGATACTTGGGTCTGTGACGCAATGATGTTGTGTTTAGGAAAAGTGGTGAACACTTTTGAGTACTTGGCGCTTTACTGTGGGAGAGCACAAGACGTTCCCGTgcgcctcacacttgatgaggccgtgccGACAAAAATCACGCCACGAAGCAGTTCACGACATCAAAAGTCACTACTCTGATGGggctgggtgggggggggggggaaggaggcaCGCAAAGCAGAAGGAATCCCTGCAAAACTGCGGGAAAAGCTTGTTGAACATTTCAAAACTGGTGCGATGCTAGTAATATGAAAATGAAGGGAGGAAAGGAACAGACGGGTGATTAGCGCCCGTCTGTCTTTTTTCTCCGCTTATTTTCATGTTCCTATCACTGCACCAGTTAAGAAATTTTCACCAAACTAAAGCACCAAGTCGCCCAAAAACAAGTTCTTATAGAAGAGAAAACGATCTTGATCTGGGTTTCAGAATTTGTAGTAAACTCCAGGCTGTGTTTTGCGCTAAAATATTcggctcgcgtgttttcgggagcctcgACTGCCAATCGGCAGCCTTTTCCGCCAACGCTCAAgcagtgttgcagggcctctctAGGAGAAAATAGCCTGTTTAGATTCGTTTACCAGCAGTAGCAGCTCAGCGTTTAAGGTGTTGCACTTTTCAGCTCAAGGACACGGGTTCGATTGCCGGCCTCGGTAGCCGCATTGCCTTGGAGGAGAAATTCTAAAAACATGCTTGTAGTTTGATATAGGTGCAAGCGAAGCAGCGAAACTatagtaaacaaaacaaaaagcctTGAAATTTCGGCCAGAAAAGTCTCATGGCTTTGGCACGCAAAAACCACAGAAGTTCATTGCAGGCTATCAAATGGGGAAGACGCTAGCATTTACGACAGCTACCCGTAGTTTCTCAAGGTTTGACCTTCCAGCATAAAGGGGCTTGTTCGAAACCGCTTGAGTGCAAGCGTTGCGATGTCAAGTAACCTTTATCGTCGCCACTTCCCCTACGAGTCACTGTGCCGTGTCGCCTTATGGCGGACAGAtattaggtgccttcttctttttcttcaagaaTTACTACTATCATCGCTACTTATAGTGGCTACACTTGCGTCTTGCAATGAGATTTGAATGTTTTCCTACACACGTGGTTAATATAACCGCTCCCCCATAACGTCGTGTAACCGTTTTCCTGCAGCGGCATCGCTCCCGCAGCGCCAGTGCGAGAGCTGCGGCGCGGCGCGGAACCCCGAGCGTTGGCTGCCGCGCATGCCGTATCAGATGCTCTTCGTGATGGGCGGCTGGAGCGAAGGCCAGGAGCGTGACACTATTGAGACGTACGACCCCAGGGCCGGACGCTGGCTCGTGAATCAGATGCAGGGATTCAAGCCTAGGCAAGCTTGGCGCGCTCACATTATATGCATGTCCCAGTAATTCACACCGCACTGATATACGACTGGGCTTTCAATTATTCGAAAATGTGGACGTTACTAGAGAAGTCAATGCACCGTGACAAGTTGTGTGGTCGAAGAATGACGTGAACAGGATTAGAAGCATTTATTCCATTCCTTTCCGTGTCTTTGTCCACCAGTACGATATTTCACAGTAATCACGAGAGCGTGCTAGCCCAGTTGTCAACGCTGACCAGAAGAAACCGCACCCACggtcatgattttcattgagcgatgCGTTTTATTCCGTTCACGAACGAAGACTTGGAAACTTCTTTTGACGTCTGTGAAACCCAGTGCTAGCTTTTTAGCACCCGCGCGAAATGTCTAAACTTTTGGTATCATTTTTGATCCCTCGATTTATATCTGGTTTCCACTTCTTTTCGAGAAATCGCACTGAGAGAAGCTCGGTGAATAATGAGGTTGGACACGGTACCATGTTCTCAAGCAGCCACTTCGCGTGGTGCACATGACAGCGATCGGTGGAACATAAAGTTCAGGAGGGACTTCGCTTACTGCGGTTTGCAGAGGGGCTCGTTTGAACTGCTGCTGCTTTCTCCAATAGACACACCAAGTTTAAGCAAATTTTTTTATTCACTTGCATTAACTAATTAATCTTTGCATTTCTAATGTCttgaatattgccacgtttcttTCCTCATGTTTTGTTATCACGCCGTTACACTaagttcagcgcaaaccacgcctacgataatcgaaaagcttcgaggctgtagtagattgttttttttaagattacgcccacttcgtgaacatttcagactattctggaacctacgttgcctctagcgataacgctagagcaTTCCGCGGCAAGTGTCGTTTACAAGTCGGGGCGAAGGCACTCTGACGCTGACTGCCTATctcgcgcccccgtcgacccaccaccgcaCGCAGGACAACGAGGACGGCGAATGCTTCCTGGGAACCTTAAGCGTTGATGCTTTTGCAGAGCGACAGCGTGCCGATCCTGACATCAAGAGTCTTTTGGAATACCTAGAGGGCAATACTGCCGGTGTTCCAAAGGTATTAAAGCGAGGACTGACATCGTTTTTCTTGCGTAACGGCATCCTCGTCAAGAAAAACTTTTCGCCACATCGGGCCAACTACCTCCTCGTAGTAACTTCAGTGTTACGTCCCGAAGTTTTCGATGCCCTACACGACGACCCCGATGGCTGAACACTTCGGTGTTTCACGTGCACTCGCGAGAATACagcagaagtattactggccacaACTTGCCGCTGACGCCACTCGTTATGCCAGGACATGTCGAgactgtcaacgacgaaagacGCCGCCGACTTGGCCAGCCGGACTTTTCCAACCTATTGAGCCACCTAGCTGGCCATTtcagcaaatcggcatggacttaccggggccattcccgacgtcgaattccggaaacaaatggatcgtcgtagctactgactacctctcCTGCTACTCCGAAACAAGAGCTCTGCCCAAAGGCTATGCCACCGAGGTAACaaagttcttcgtcgagaacatcgTATTGCGTTCCGGAGCACAAGAAGTCCTCACCACAGACGGAGACGGTGGACATATAACTAAGGCAATCCTAAGGTACAGCCACACAAGTCACCAAAGGACCACCGCCCACCATctacagaccaatggcctcatcAAGCGTctcaataagaccatcgccgatatgctgACCATGTACGTCGAcatcgagcacaagacgtgggatgaaatccttccgtacgtgaccttcacgTACAACACCGCCGTagaagaaacgacgcagatgacgccgtgcaagttggtctacggaaggaaaccgacaacgacgctcgacgccatgctgccaaacgtcgctgacgaagaaaacctagACGTCACCGTCTACCTTCAGCGTgcggaagaagctcgtcaactcgcccacCTGCACATCGAGAATCAGCAGGcggccgacagccgccgttacaatcttcgacgaagcttcggggagtaccagcccggtgaccgtgtctgggtatggacgccgatacgccgacgtggactcagtgaaaaacttctacgatggtacttcggaccgtacagagaagttcgacgtctcggtccacttgactacgaggttgttcccgacggcattacgaactctcaacggcgccgtgctcgacctgaagtcgtccatgccgtgcacctcaagccatttcatTCGAGAACCTGAGGACTCTATTTTGTTGCTGTTGatgtgctttattgcttgtacttacTGTTTGTCTTTATTAATGTACCTTCGTCTTTTGTTTAAGCATtgggacgatgtctttttttcagaggggcaatgccacgttcctttcctcatgTTTTGTTATCACCCAGTTACACTACGTGCCAACCGCGCCAacgatgttcgaaaagcttcgaggctgtactagatcgttttgttaagtaTACGaccacttcgtgaacatttcagattattttggaaccttcgttgccactagcgataacgctagaacatcctatggcaagtgtataactgccgatgcgcttcgccacttgtcggTTAATCGACTGCCGACGCTCCCTTCGCCGCTACCAGTGCAAagctttccgtttaccgggcacaggttcgcccaaataaacagtttattgtAAGACCTACACCACCATATTCTAGAACGTcgcttcactcaacgcttcaccttcacttgggaaagccgatgggagcgccgtctctaggcacggcacgTCACTGCATATCGGTGATAATCTGCtccgattcttgagtagcgcagcgtcatttgtagggtggaagtcgagtcgagaagcgtttgtgaatacgggggacAGTCAGCttcattcgtccacgtcacgacttCGTGATAATATTTAGGTCAGATAGCGGAACCTCTCAAACATGCTGATCCTTCGTGCGGTCCCCAAATATTCAACTACGAAGAACTGCGCAGCAATATTACTGTGTCGCTTTGCAGGTCCGTGAAACCCGCAAACGTGTAACTGTGAATGGAGCTTTTGCGAGAAGTACATTTCAAGTTGGGCATCTCGTAATAGAGTGGTATAGACGCGTGGATGATTATTTTGGATAAATGAATTCTATCTTGTTTTGCAGATGTCCTTCATCTAGTTCATAGCAAAACGATGCACAAAAGTGGTGCTTGCACCGAGTGTGTATCTTGAAAAACTCTTGGGCGAGAAATCCGTAGTAACTGGGAACCATGGTTTCATTTGCAGGGCGTACCACGGCGTGGCATTGCTGCGCAATCGGCTGTACGTGGTGGGTGGCATGCGGGGGGCCTCGTACTTGCGCTTTTGCGACTGTTTCGACATCGAGAGCTGCACGTGGCAGAGTTGCTCGAGCATGAACATCGCAAGAGGCTACGTCTCCACCGTGGCCATGGAAGACTACGTGTACGCCGTCGGAGGCCGCAACGGTACGTGCGGACAGCCGCAAAGGGTGACAAGTCTGCGCGGGGCCCGGATTGTGCTCTTACTCAACTACTACATAAGTGATTTATATATCCGCGAAACCAGTTCTTTCAGTACCGTTTCCTGACCATAACGGGCACCTGACAAAGTACTCAGAGTGACAGAAGAAAGTGAGGTCGCGCGACTTCATTAGACAGCCGAGGCGCTTCACGTTGAGTATTTCAATGTTGGCACTGAGCCccgtgtaagaaaaaaaattatattggtCCTGAGCCTTGATTTTCGCAAGACTGATACGGTGATCCACTGACGCATGCTCCTCGTTCTAGTCTTTGTACACAAGGGCAGACTTTTAAAACATAAATATGGTTGCGCAAGAGAAGTATTGCTAACTATGATCCTTTGTCACGCAGCCAACGAGCGTACCGCTTCCGTGGAGCGTTACAGCCCGCGCTTCAACCAGTGGACCCTGGTGTGCGCCATGAGGAAAAGGCGAAGCGATGGAGCCGCTTGCGCCTTTAAAGGCAAGTTACGGCAACACAGTGCTACTTAGCATTTGTATACAAACACAGTCGAAAAAAGAAAGGTTTAGTACGAATGACTTGTGCCCGGAGTGTCGGAATCGCGACACGCGGTGCTGTTGCCGAACGTGCTTATGGCGAGAGTGTCAAGCACATTCCATTTTCTCAAGCTGGAGTGGCCCGCAGAAACCGATCTATGGTAAAGCAAGGTGTGGGAGCGGGCTAGGTGGTATTCCATGTCTTAAACAGCTGAAGCGCGAAAAAGGGTAACACTGGACAAAGAGAACAACGAGGACAAGTGCTACTATATGGAGAAGTCCCGATTCTAAAGTTTGGTCACCAAAGTGATACCCGAAATCAGAATAAAATAgttttaaaa
The sequence above is drawn from the Rhipicephalus microplus isolate Deutch F79 chromosome 3, USDA_Rmic, whole genome shotgun sequence genome and encodes:
- the LOC142802770 gene encoding kelch-like protein 10: MWEIFANELSLSLEGVSLSRDCVIRTDDGGEFRAHRGFLCSSSPVFQALFSVNNGGRRDIRLQGVSSPTMAALLAYCYSSKLSLSADNVTDVLAAADMLLMDEARNQCLHYLLRHMTIENCLGMATLAQWYHCPDFTRAVFNYVREHFDQVWRTSDEFPDVPEELLVELLTSNELNVRDETDLLHAIARWSSARNDTADEACADLSRLLQSVRVGLCRAAALEDFGRSHPTLACSRAYKEAVLKAQQRGPCLCAPNPRLLVQLATRRSSHVQATAPSVEGHGDGNNANVAATAAPRRPASLPQRQCESCGAARNPERWLPRMPYQMLFVMGGWSEGQERDTIETYDPRAGRWLVNQMQGFKPRQAWRAHIICMSQ